The Drosophila biarmipes strain raj3 chromosome X, RU_DBia_V1.1, whole genome shotgun sequence genome includes the window gtttgttttttttttgtttgaaaccATTTTAAACGAAAATCACTGGTTTTCGGTCAGAATTGCAGACTATCAACTGAAAacaagttataaaatattatgaatcTATCAAATTATTTAAGGTAGGTTCCGCCAATATAAACAAATGTATTTGGAGGTAAAAAGatgcaaataaatttcaaagatttaaaattaagttttgtttaaaatcacAAGTGTAtatgtttcatattttatttccattttttatctATAATCTTAATCATGAGTAGTTTATACAGCCAACCAAATTTTTAATCtacaaagttatttattttattatttcaagaatatttcaaaattcaatgaaaatcatttttggaagtgtaaataaatgtatgaataaatatgtttttggcagtttttaaaacgtttttctagtttattttAAACCAATGACACCAAAACTCCATTCGAAACGGACCTTTTAATCAGTGGTTCAATAAACCAGAATTTCCtacaaaaaattgaatttaaatgggtcaaatTGAGTTAAAACATCTTGGCGTAGCCAATCTAAAGCCCGGTGGCCTCGGATATGGGCCAGATGCGACAGAGCACGCGACTCCGGATTAGACCCACCGGTATGGGTCCGTAGTACCGCGAGTCCGAGCTGTTGCCCTTGTTGTCGCCCTCGATCCAAACGTAACCGCGCGGCACATAGTCCTTGGTCATCACGGGCTTCTTCTTGCCGGCGGCGCCATCCTGACTCCCGCTGTATTCCGCCTCGATGGGGATGGGCTTCTGGGTGAGCACCTGGTCACCGGACACGGCCACAATCCGTTTGCAGATGTACTGGCCGGCGTTGATGGGCGACACGGCGATGATTATGTCGCCGGGCTGGTAGGTTCGCCAGTGTTTCGACAGGCGCTCGGTGAGCAGCACGTTGTCCGAGTGGAGGGTGGGCTCCATGGAGGGTCCTTTGCACTGAAAAGGCATTGTTGAAGAAATTGGATGATAAACTAAGGTTGCGAAAACGGATCGTAATTACAACTTGGGagttatacaaaaatatatttctctcGCTATTAGAAAAAAaggaacaattttaaaataagatgaAAAGTACCTGTAGAAGTTTACAGGTACctttataagtattaaagtaaGTACCTAGGTTCAATGGGTCTCATTTTAGGTGATAGTAAGGTGATGTAAGCTAACGAAGTATATTGTATATAACATATACTCAATACATATAGAGTGAAAGTACTCAAAATGGGTGGTACATAGCTGAATGGTTATAGGCTACGTTTACATAgtagacaaaataaaaataaattaaacaaaattaaagtacCAATGCTGAATAGCATGTGACAGACGATGAGTGGATGTACCCAAACTATGTGCATAGCTAATTTAATCAATAGactattttgtataaaaagaATGATCATATGACATATGATACATATCAAATGGGTGTACCCAAACTAGGTACACAGCTGATCAGCGAGACTGTCCATATGAAGGTAACAAAAGTACTCAGGTAAATTATGCCGCATCAAAAGTACCGAGTTTAGGGCGTGAAGGTACCAATAAGCGGCTAACTCGCAATGAACCCACCGACCAACGTTGTGCCAGGTGCCTTACCAGGACAAAGTCGCCGATGTACTCAAAGGTGCAGTGTGTGATGGCCGCATAGGCCACGGTGTACCGCATGAGGCGGCCCAGGCGGGAGAGGATCTTCATGGCGGCAATGGCGGCGGTTCCGGCGTTGGCTGCTCCACATCCGCCCGCTATCAGAGCATCTCCCGTGTGCCGGTCGTGTCGCTAAGCTCCGGCGGAGCTCTTATTGTCCCGGAAAATGCTCCTCCAACCGAATGTTTATGTTGTGTAAAAACCAGGGCTGCACTGCAGCTCAGGTGGGCGGCAAGCCAGGGCTATCGATAAATTGGCAGCGGAACGATAACTTTGGCGGGCgccaatttcaaatttcgagagCAAGGGGCACAACAAAATTTAGCACATAAAACCACGTATATTTATTCCTACTTTTCATCAACAATTTTGACTAAGTCTGCCAGGCCTGGCATTtacatgtgtatatatatacgagtatatcatATCTTTCAAATACATCTAACATCCATGTTTCATATATTTCTTGCAGGTCTCCAATTACATTCTTTTAACTTACGATTAGAAATACATTAGTTACATTGAGAGATTTGCTGGGAGAAGGTCGCTAGCCGAACCGAGAACGTACACAATGAGTTGGCTCCTGGAAATAGACACTCATCCCCATATATCGGCCTGCatatatgtaaaatatattgtgTAAGCGTCACAGAAATTGTAAATTACGTTTAACTAaaggcaaaataaatatgcaacaGCTACTGACTGGAACGAATCGcttgaatttcaatttcaattcaaaaatcattttaaatacaaattgtcGGGTGACTTTGCACACCCGTCTAACTTAAAATAggaaataaaatcaacaatCTTGCAATAGCgcgtaaaaataatttaaattctaCTACGGCCTATTTGGTTGCCTAATGCCCATTATTATTCGGATCGCTTTCCGCCTTCAAAGTTTCTGTTCTTTTTCatcgttttcttttttgcttGGAATCAAGAGTTTGTTTCGCTTTAGTACTTTTGTTGTTGATAGAATTTGGTGCTGGAAGCTTCTGGGCAGGAATCGATTTACTCCGCTTTCTTGCCCCCCAGCTCCGACTTTTGGCGCTTCTCCTGGCGCTCGCGCACGTCCACGGCGGCCAGATCGATGCCCGCCACGTAGGCGTGCATCACCGAGATCAGGGCCTTCAACACGGCAAAGGGACCCGTGAGGAAGGCGAGTATCTTGAAGAGCGAGGCGCCGAATACTGCAATTGGTTGTGAAGTATCGATTAGATTAGTTGTCCGTCATTAAATAAGATTGTATACTCACTCAGCGGGCCGTAGGTGAAATGCAAGAGGTACAAGCACACGTAGAACAGCTCGTTGACGCAGCACATGAAGGTGAGGATGTCCTTCTGGTAGTACAGGCGCATGATGAAGTTCTCATTCACCTTGTGCGAGCTGCGACCGACCACAACGCTCCTGGGGAGGGAAATGTGTGTCTTTAGTTTTGAGAACTGGACAGCTCACAAAAAAGTTGTACT containing:
- the LOC108033142 gene encoding mitochondrial inner membrane protease subunit 1; translation: MKILSRLGRLMRYTVAYAAITHCTFEYIGDFVLCKGPSMEPTLHSDNVLLTERLSKHWRTYQPGDIIIAVSPINAGQYICKRIVAVSGDQVLTQKPIPIEAEYSGSQDGAAGKKKPVMTKDYVPRGYVWIEGDNKGNSSDSRYYGPIPVGLIRSRVLCRIWPISEATGL